The following proteins come from a genomic window of Deltaproteobacteria bacterium RIFCSPHIGHO2_02_FULL_44_16:
- a CDS encoding cell division protein FtsZ → MFELVEQMAQNAQIKVVGIGGGGGNAINTMMEAGLEGVEFIAANTDMQALRFSRAPRKIQIGRELTKGLGAGANPEVGKNAAIEDQRALAEHLEGCDMVFITAGMGGGTGTGGAPVIAKLAKEMGALTVGVVTKPFAFEGKHRMAQADRGIHELREVVDTLITIPNEKLLGIVERDVTMLDAFKQADRVLYQAVKGISDLITVHGLINLDFADVRTVMNEMGMALMGAGTATGEARAIEAATRAISSPLLEDVSIKGATGILINVTGGPDMTLHEISEASKIIQEEAHEDANILFGAVIDESMKGNMRVTVIATGFNKPLHRVRTTPTPAHRISHFQNENFQQKMPEPRQDMDYAMIEENVFPSGGMRNMPGTRAAMYHEELAVATKHVEVPLPIRDRDLHREVNKDIGVLEYQSDQYDIPTFLRKQAD, encoded by the coding sequence ATGTTTGAACTCGTAGAACAAATGGCGCAAAACGCACAAATTAAAGTCGTTGGCATTGGTGGAGGTGGCGGCAATGCTATAAATACGATGATGGAAGCGGGACTTGAAGGGGTCGAGTTTATCGCTGCCAATACGGATATGCAGGCGCTTCGCTTTAGTCGAGCGCCTCGCAAAATTCAGATTGGCCGTGAACTGACCAAGGGTCTCGGGGCAGGCGCAAATCCAGAAGTAGGGAAAAATGCGGCGATTGAAGATCAACGCGCGCTCGCAGAACATCTCGAAGGATGCGACATGGTCTTCATTACTGCCGGTATGGGTGGTGGAACGGGAACAGGTGGCGCTCCTGTGATTGCAAAACTTGCCAAGGAAATGGGAGCGCTCACGGTTGGTGTGGTGACGAAACCTTTTGCGTTCGAAGGGAAGCATCGCATGGCGCAAGCAGATCGCGGTATTCATGAACTGCGCGAAGTCGTTGATACGCTCATCACCATTCCAAACGAAAAATTGCTTGGTATTGTCGAGCGGGATGTGACGATGCTCGACGCCTTCAAGCAAGCAGATCGCGTGCTCTATCAAGCGGTGAAAGGAATTTCAGATCTCATCACGGTGCACGGTCTTATCAATCTTGATTTTGCCGATGTCAGAACCGTGATGAATGAAATGGGGATGGCTCTTATGGGAGCAGGGACAGCAACAGGGGAAGCGCGAGCCATTGAAGCAGCAACTCGCGCTATTTCTTCACCTCTGCTGGAAGATGTGTCGATTAAGGGAGCAACCGGAATTCTGATTAATGTGACCGGTGGTCCAGACATGACACTTCATGAAATCAGCGAAGCTTCGAAAATCATTCAAGAAGAAGCGCATGAAGATGCCAATATTCTTTTTGGCGCGGTGATTGATGAGTCGATGAAAGGCAATATGCGTGTCACGGTGATTGCAACTGGCTTTAATAAACCACTGCATCGAGTTCGCACCACACCGACACCTGCGCATCGTATCTCTCATTTTCAAAACGAAAATTTTCAACAGAAAATGCCAGAACCGAGGCAGGACATGGATTATGCGATGATAGAAGAAAATGTCTTTCCTTCCGGGGGGATGCGCAACATGCCGGGAACGCGTGCTGCAATGTATCATGAAGAGCTTGCAGTTGCGACCAAACATGTGGAAGTTCCACTTCCGATTCGTGATCGGGATCTTCATCGTGAGGTCAATAAAGATATCGGAGTTTTAGAATATCAAAGTGATCAATATGATATTCCAACTTTTTTGAGGAAGCAGGCAGATTAA